In Crinalium epipsammum PCC 9333, the genomic window GTAGACGTTCTGGGGTGGCGAGCGTGATTTTTAAATATTCCGCTAATTTTTCTTTAAATATTTTACGCTTTTCAGGATTTTGTTTGTCTTCTAGGCTATACTTTGCCCAAAGGTAAACGTACTTTTTTCGCTCTAAAATTCTCCTAACTTGAGAGCCGCTTAACTTAATTCCTGTCGCTTTTTCCAAATAAGTTGCTAGCCTCGCTGCTGTCCCTCGACCAAACTCATATCCATACTCGGATGGCTCTTTTTCAATGATTTCTAATAAAACCTCCTCATATTTTTTTGTAACTTTACGGAAGTTACCTTCTCTTCTTCCATCTAGAAAGCTTTCTAGTTTATCTGGGTCGCCATGCACCGCCCAATATGCTACTGTTGGATATGCTATCTGTAAAAAATTACTTATTTCTTGGTAAGTTTTCCCCTCATTCATTAATAGTAAAATGAGAACTTTCTCTCTTACATAGGGATTTTCATCTTCTTTTAGAGTTTTTAGTAGCCGTTCTCTCTGTTCTTGAGTCAGATGGTTTTTCGCTGGCATACCTGGCTGGCAATCTCGTACTTATTTAATTCTCTATTATACAATCAAGCTGCGTAGCAGCTTAAACAACGAAGAAACCAAAAACGAAACGTTACTCTTTAATTTGAGATTCTTGGCAGAAGGACTAAAAAGTTTACCTAGTAGTGAAATCCAAATTAATATGACAGGAAGCAAAGAAAGTCCTGTCATATTAGTCCCATTTGGAAATATGGGGAACCCAAGTTTGGTAATGGATTTCAAGTATATGTTGATGCCACAGTCAGATGGCTAGTACAAACAAACACCATGTTATCTGCCCAAGAATAGCCCCCAAAAGGGGGCTTTTTTTTGAAAAAGATTGAATCACTTCTAATAACAAATGCACACGCCATTAACTCTAAAATACCGCCCTCAACTATTAGCTGATCTAGTAGGTCAAGACTGCTTGAGTCAAACCTTAACGAATGCCATCAAGTCGGGGAGAATTGCACCAGCTTATTTATTCACAGGCCCGAAAGGAACAGGCAAGACATCAACAGCAAGAATATTAGCTAAGTCCCTAAACTGTTCTAACAATTCACTACCCACTGTTACTCCTTGTGGGAAGTGCCAATCTTGTCGCTCAATTGAAAAGAGCAGTAGCCTTGATGTAAGCGAAATTGATGCAGCTAGTCACAATGGAGTTGACGATGCGCGGGCATTGATTGAACGCAGCCACTTAGCGCCAGTAGGACACGGCTATCGAATCTTTATCCTTGATGAAGTTCACTGCCTATCATCACAGGCATTTAACGCCCTGCTGAAATGTTTGGAGGAACCACCAGCTAAAGTAATTTTTATCCTCTGCACTACAGAAGCGCACAAAATTTTACCCACCATCGTCAGCCGCTGCCAGGTCTTAAATTTCAAGGCAGTCTCAATTGCTAATCTTATTAAACAATTAACCAATGTAGCTGAACTTGAGGAAATTGCAATTAATGAAGCTGCATTAACAGCTTTGGCGCGTACTGCTGATGGAGGAATGCGGGATGCGCTACAACTACTTGACCAACTAAGTTTGCTTGAAGTAGAAATCACACCCGAACATATTGCAGAGATCTCAGGGGATGTTAATCCATCCGATTTAATTGCAATTCTCAAAGCAATCCGATCTAAAAACACAGCTTCCCTATTGCAGCTATCTAGCAAGTTACTTGATAGTGGCATTTCGCCAAAAGCAATCTTGGTATCACTGCTAAAAGTTTACAGAGATCTGCTTGCGATCGCATCCGATCCAACATCCAAGAACAATGACTTACTAATTAGTACGGTAAGCGCGGTAACAATACGCAAGGTTGCAGAAAGCCTTGGATACAACCAAATCCAATCAAGCTTGCAACAACTGAGAGAAGCAGAATACCAGCTAAAACAAGCTTTACAACCTGCTCTGTGGGTTGAAGTGTGCTTGCTAGGGCTAATCCCAGAATCAACAATCAACACTAACAAAAAAGCAAGTGAAAATGCCCCCATTCCTGCTACCACTGCACCAAAACCAAAACCGAAAACCGACACTCCGGCTAAGA contains:
- the dnaX gene encoding DNA polymerase III subunit gamma/tau — encoded protein: MHTPLTLKYRPQLLADLVGQDCLSQTLTNAIKSGRIAPAYLFTGPKGTGKTSTARILAKSLNCSNNSLPTVTPCGKCQSCRSIEKSSSLDVSEIDAASHNGVDDARALIERSHLAPVGHGYRIFILDEVHCLSSQAFNALLKCLEEPPAKVIFILCTTEAHKILPTIVSRCQVLNFKAVSIANLIKQLTNVAELEEIAINEAALTALARTADGGMRDALQLLDQLSLLEVEITPEHIAEISGDVNPSDLIAILKAIRSKNTASLLQLSSKLLDSGISPKAILVSLLKVYRDLLAIASDPTSKNNDLLISTVSAVTIRKVAESLGYNQIQSSLQQLREAEYQLKQALQPALWVEVCLLGLIPESTINTNKKASENAPIPATTAPKPKPKTDTPAKIWQKTLATTTAKNQAVLSIANLCKLEESTAELAVPQSHLTKFEGYKAKITKMLGEVTGREITLTLVAEKNQ